A genome region from Setaria italica strain Yugu1 chromosome III, Setaria_italica_v2.0, whole genome shotgun sequence includes the following:
- the LOC101781049 gene encoding peroxidase 2, which yields MAASSSSSSSAAVVLAAHCAVLLMLALAGAAHGNPPSSAGSVLSSTFYDASCPSAHDVVRRVIQDARVSDPRIPASLIRLHFHDCFVQGCDGSLLLDDDLPAIKTEKTVPANNKSARGFEVVDDIKSALEEACPGIVSCADILALAAEISVELAGGPRWRVLLGRRDGTATNIQSARNLPNFFDPLNVLQEKFRNVNLDDADLVALQGAHTFGKVQCQFTRENCTAGQSRGALENLDQVTPNRFDNKYYGNLLEGRAQLPSDQVMLSDPAAAATTAPIVHRFASNQKDFFRNFAASMIKMGNISPLTGKDGEIRKNCRRVNKGY from the exons ATggccgcttcctcctcctcctcctcatctgccGCGGTGGTGCTAGCGGCGCACTGCGCCGTCTTGCTCATGCTCGCCCTGGCCGGAGCCGCTCACGGCAACCCTCCTAGTAGCGCCGGCTCGGTGCTGAGCTCGACGTTCTACGACGCGTCGTGCCCCAGCGCCCACGACGTCGTCCGCCGCGTGATCCAGGACGCCAGGGTCTCCGACCCGCGCATCCCGGCAAGCCTCatccgcctccacttccacgactgcttcgttcAGGGCTGCGACGGCTCGCTCCTCCTTGACGACGACCTCCCGGCCATCAAGACCGAGAAGACTGTGCCGGCCAACAACAAATCGGCGCGCGGCTTTGAGGTGGTCGACGACATCAAGAGCGCTCTGGAGGAAGCGTGCCCAGGCATCGTttcctgcgccgacatccttGCTCTCGCGGCTGAGATCTCCGTCGAACTC GCTGGAGGGCCACGATGGAGGGTGCTCCTCGGCCGGCGAGACGGCACGGCGACCAACATCCAGAGCGCCAGAAACCTACCCAACTTCTTCGACCCCCTGAACGTCCTCCAGGAGAAGTTCAGAAACGTCAACCTGGACGACGCTGACCTCGTCGCTCTCCAAG GTGCGCACACATTCGGTAAGGTGCAGTGTCAGTTCACGAGGGAGAACTGCACGGCCGGCCAATCCAGAGGTGCACTGGAGAACCTGGACCAGGTCACACCCAACCGGTTCGACAACAAGTATTACGGCAACCTGTTGGAGGGCCGCGCTCAGCTCCCGTCAGACCAGGTTATGCTGTCGGAccctgccgcggcggcgaccactGCTCCCATTGTCCATCGGTTCGCAAGCAACCAAAAGGATTTCTTCAGGAACTTCGCGGCGTCCATGATTAAAATGGGAAACATTAGCCCGCTGACAGGGAAGGATGGGGAgatcaggaagaactgccggaGGGTTAACAAAGGCTACTGA
- the LOC101781451 gene encoding uncharacterized protein LOC101781451 — protein MSSFAGQRSRPWVGMAGVGTPSEPAGDSVAARDDAAAASSMRGGADASTNASAISFGFAATAVLVSMFLLMAIFEHLIKPGLASSSSSSSSSSPRSDDDSGEGRGGRRRMGLPPARLHHQHDASPDKVGHSPKVDEDPVAAAPDLTVLMPGHRYPTFLAQPAPLAPCPREGVRWPPHEHLRSFLPP, from the exons ATGAGCAGCTTCGCGGGGCAGAGGTCGAGGCCGTGGGTGGGGATGGCTGGCGTCGGCACCCCCTCGGAGCCCGCCGGTGACAGCGTCGCCGCCAGggacgacgccgcggcggcctcgtccaTGAGGGGCGGCGCCGACGCGTCCACCAACGCCAGCGCCATCTCCTTCGGCTTCGCGGCCACGGCCGTCCTCGTCTCCATGTTCCTCCTCATGGCCATCTTCGAGCACCTCATCAAACCCGGCctggcctcctcttcctcctcgtcttcgtcctcctccccacgctccgacgacgacagcggcgagggccgcggcggccgccgccgcatgggTCTGCCCCCCGCTCGCCTGCACCACCAGCACGACGCGTCGCCGGACAAGGTCGGCCACTCGCCCAAG GTGGACGAGGACCCCGTGGCGGCCGCGCCGGACCTGACGGTGCTGATGCCCGGGCACCGGTACCCGACGTTCCTCGCGCAGCCGGCGCCGCTCGCGCCGTGCCCCAGGGAAGGCGTGCGCTGGCCTCCCCACGAGCACCTTCGTTCATTTCTGCCGCCATGA
- the LOC101783479 gene encoding 40S ribosomal protein S12, which yields MADQETPVAVEAPTPVLGEPMDLMTALQLVMKKSGAHDGLVKGLREAAKAIEKHVAQLCVLAEDCDQPDYVKLVKALCAEHNVHLVTVPSAKTLGEWAGLCKIDSEGKARKVVGCSCVVVKDYGEESEGLNIVQEYVKSH from the exons ATGGC GGATCAGGAGACTCCAGTTGCAGTTGAGGCACCTACCCCAGTTCTTGGGGAGCCGATGGACTTGATGACTGCTCTGCAGCTCGTCATGAAGAAATCAGGTGCCCATGATGGCCTCGTAAAGGGTCTTCGTGAGGCGGCCAAGGCCATCGAGAAGCATGTTGCCCAGCTGTGCGTGCTTGCCGAGGACTGTGACCAGCCTGATTATGTCAAGCTGGTGAAGGCACTCTGTGCTGAGCACAATGTTCACCTGGTTACTGTGCCTAGTGCTAAAACTCTTGGCGAGTGGGCAGGG CTTTGCAAGATTGACTCTGAGGGCAAGGCAAGGAAGGTTGTAGGCTGCTCCTGTGTTGTCGTCAAG GACTATGGCGAAGAATCTGAGGGCCTTAACATAGTGCAGGAGTACGTCAAGTCGCACTAG